The following coding sequences lie in one Arachis hypogaea cultivar Tifrunner chromosome 9, arahy.Tifrunner.gnm2.J5K5, whole genome shotgun sequence genomic window:
- the LOC112712552 gene encoding tetratricopeptide repeat domain-containing protein PYG7, chloroplastic isoform X1: MTWQNGIALLDNPCELRSSKEKKKMVGSSFGHFLLLSYTPPSSLSTLFPTKTLTLSSSPFRCKCFFKNMKASGIRQVGLTTLHGHRVDAMKSSIVLKMFQREMTIESHNTLVTKQSEMNDFTTEDLEDGGLLSKLVYTFLFGQTLSVVSPGLSYASDSMKMNQIYEVGELFDLSIQLLYLVSLLGLLGVGTYFVIRQVLVRRELDLSAKELQEQVRSGDASATELFELGAVMLRRKFYPAATKFLLQAIEKWDGDKQDLAQVYNALGVSYVRDGKVDKGIAQFEMAVKLQPGYVTAWNNLGDAFENKKEYKAALKAFEEVLLFDPNNKIARPRRDALKDRVEMYKGFLSSPKRNKECYC, encoded by the exons ATGACGTGGCAGAATGGTATAGCCTTGTTGGATAACCCCTGCGAACTTCGAAGCtccaaggagaagaagaagatggttggTTCAAGTTTCGGTcacttccttcttctctcttacACTCCTCCTTCGTCTCTCTCCACTCTCTTTCCCACTAAAACCTTAACCCTCAGCTCAAGCCCCTTCCGCTGCAAATGCTTCTTCAA AAACATGAAAGCCTCGGGGATTCGGCAGGTAGGATTGACTACTCTGCATGGACACAGGGTTGATGCAATGAAGAGCAGCATTGTCCTTAAG ATGTTTCAAAGAGAAATGACAATCGAATCCCATAATACCCTTGTCACAAAGCAATCTGAGA TGAATGACTTTACAACAGAGGATCTTGAAGATGGGGGATTGTTATCTAAATTGGTTTATACATTCTTGTTTGGGCAGACTTTATCAGTGGTTTCTCCTGGTCTTTCATATGCAAGTGACTCAATGAAGATGAATCAGATATATGAAGTTGGAGAGTTATTTGATTTAAGCATCCAACTATTATActtggtatcattattgggtttGCTAGGGGTTGGGACTTACTTTGTGATTCGCCAAGTTCTTGTTCGCAGAGAACTTGACCTTTCTGCCAAAGAGTTGCAG GAGCAAGTACGAAGTGGTGATGCCAGTGCAACTGAGCTTTTTGAACTTGGTGCAGTGATGCTGCGGAGGAAGTTTTATCCAGCTGCCACCAAGTTTCTGCTTCAAGCAATTGAGAAATGGGATGGGGATAAGCAAGATCTTGCGCAG GTGTACAATGCTCTTGGTGTCAGCTACGTCCGTGATGGGAAGGTTGACAAAGGAATTGCTCAGTTTGAGATGGCTGTAAAGCTTCAACCAGGCTATGTCACAGCATGGAACAATCTTGGGGATGCCTTTGAGAACAAAAAAGAATATAAGGCTGCTCTTAAGGCATTTGAAGAAGTCCTGCTATTTGATCCTAACAACAAGATTGCTCGGCCCAGAAGAGACGCTTTGAAGGACCGCGTTGAAATGTACAAAGGGTTCCTGTCAAGTCcaaagagaaataaagaatgcTATTGTTGA
- the LOC112712552 gene encoding tetratricopeptide repeat domain-containing protein PYG7, chloroplastic isoform X2 produces the protein MFQREMTIESHNTLVTKQSEMNDFTTEDLEDGGLLSKLVYTFLFGQTLSVVSPGLSYASDSMKMNQIYEVGELFDLSIQLLYLVSLLGLLGVGTYFVIRQVLVRRELDLSAKELQEQVRSGDASATELFELGAVMLRRKFYPAATKFLLQAIEKWDGDKQDLAQVYNALGVSYVRDGKVDKGIAQFEMAVKLQPGYVTAWNNLGDAFENKKEYKAALKAFEEVLLFDPNNKIARPRRDALKDRVEMYKGFLSSPKRNKECYC, from the exons ATGTTTCAAAGAGAAATGACAATCGAATCCCATAATACCCTTGTCACAAAGCAATCTGAGA TGAATGACTTTACAACAGAGGATCTTGAAGATGGGGGATTGTTATCTAAATTGGTTTATACATTCTTGTTTGGGCAGACTTTATCAGTGGTTTCTCCTGGTCTTTCATATGCAAGTGACTCAATGAAGATGAATCAGATATATGAAGTTGGAGAGTTATTTGATTTAAGCATCCAACTATTATActtggtatcattattgggtttGCTAGGGGTTGGGACTTACTTTGTGATTCGCCAAGTTCTTGTTCGCAGAGAACTTGACCTTTCTGCCAAAGAGTTGCAG GAGCAAGTACGAAGTGGTGATGCCAGTGCAACTGAGCTTTTTGAACTTGGTGCAGTGATGCTGCGGAGGAAGTTTTATCCAGCTGCCACCAAGTTTCTGCTTCAAGCAATTGAGAAATGGGATGGGGATAAGCAAGATCTTGCGCAG GTGTACAATGCTCTTGGTGTCAGCTACGTCCGTGATGGGAAGGTTGACAAAGGAATTGCTCAGTTTGAGATGGCTGTAAAGCTTCAACCAGGCTATGTCACAGCATGGAACAATCTTGGGGATGCCTTTGAGAACAAAAAAGAATATAAGGCTGCTCTTAAGGCATTTGAAGAAGTCCTGCTATTTGATCCTAACAACAAGATTGCTCGGCCCAGAAGAGACGCTTTGAAGGACCGCGTTGAAATGTACAAAGGGTTCCTGTCAAGTCcaaagagaaataaagaatgcTATTGTTGA
- the LOC112712555 gene encoding protein SENSITIVE TO PROTON RHIZOTOXICITY 1, with the protein MDPKGSLCSNNWARSACLTSPGNGLQTNMSSDPSPFCGVRVEAPFKDFNQPSTNQSLLMAEPNKDIKISDIENCPLTDSSSQTGKLQDWDPNVMLNNLSFLEEKIHQLQGLVHLIDNKKCQPFAQPDALVTQEQQLITADLTSIIVQLISTAGSLLPSVRHTLANTSPLVSQLSQLRGLNLPFGSGPSGGIQPQNNNVNKVFDQSTQNDVPNNCELEQNNMEEHETKDEEDVEEGENLPPGSYEILQLEKEEILAPHTHFCTICGKGFKRDANLRMHMRGHGDEYKTPAALAKPHKETGSEPKLIKRYSCPYAGCKRNKDHKKFQPLKTILCVKNHYKRTHCDKSYTCSRCHTKKFSVMADLKTHEKHCGKDKWLCSCGTTFSRKDKLFGHIALFQGHTPAIPLEETKVPAVPTDLDSKDNTCDKVGNMNFCFGSNPPNENEVQNIMDVKGNIDDPINYFSSLNFEGCNFGGFNEFSQSPFEDSDASFSFLMSGSFNYAPKPGGESTSDNL; encoded by the coding sequence ATGGATCCAAAAGGGAGCCTGTGTTCTAACAACTGGGCTAGGTCCGCTTGCTTGACCTCTCCCGGGAATGGATTGCAGACAAATATGTCATCGGATCCATCCCCTTTTTGTGGTGTTCGTGTTGAAGCGCCTTTCAAAGACTTCAACCAACCCTCTACTAACCAGTCTTTGCTTATGGCAGAGCCAAACAAGGATATTAAGATTTCTGATATAGAGAACTGTCCACTGACTGACTCATCATCGCAAACCGGTAAACTTCAAGATTGGGATCCGAATGTGATGTTAAATAACCTTTCCTTTCTGGAAGAAAAGATTCATCAGCTCCAGGGTCTTGTTCATTTGATTGATAATAAGAAGTGTCAACCTTTTGCGCAACCTGATGCGCTTGTGACACAGGAGCAGCAACTCATCACAGCTGATCTTACATCAATTATTGTTCAACTGATCTCTACTGCTGGTAGTCTTCTCCCGTCCGTTAGGCACACTCTCGCAAACACGAGTCCATTGGTCAGTCAGCTTAGCCAGCTTCGTGGCCTTAACCTTCCTTTTGGATCCGGCCCCAGTGGTGGTATTCAGCCACAaaataataatgtaaataaagTGTTTGATCAGTCCACTCAGAATGATGTACCTAATAATTGTGAACTGGAGCAAAACAACATGGAAGAGCATGAAACAAAAGATGAAGAAGATGTGGAGGAGGGAGAGAACCTTCCACCTGGTTCCTATGAGATTTTGCAGTTAGAGAAAGAAGAAATCCTTGCACCCCATACACATTTCTGTACAATTTGTGGGAAGGGATTCAAGAGGGATGCGAATCTTCGCATGCACATGCGGGGACATGGGGATGAGTACAAAACCCCGGCGGCTCTTGCAAAGCCGCATAAAGAAACCGGATCCgaaccaaagctcatcaagaggtATTCCTGTCCCTATGCCGGCTGCAAGCGAAATAAGGATCACAAGAAGTTCCAACCTTTAAAGACTATTTTATGTGTTAAAAACCACTACAAAAGGACGCATTGCGACAAGAGTTACACTTGTAGCAGATGCCACACCAAGAAGTTTTCAGTCATGGCAGACCTTAAAACTCATGAAAAGCACTGTGGTAAGGATAAATGGCTTTGTTCATGCGGTACAACATTTTCGAGGAAGGACAAGCTTTTCGGACACATTGCTCTTTTCCAAGGCCATACACCTGCAATTCCTTTGGAAGAAACTAAAGTACCGGCGGTTCCAACTGATCTTGACAGCAAAGATAACACATGTGATAAGGTTGGAAATATGAACTTCTGTTTCGGATCAAATCCTCCAAATGAAAATGAAGTTCAAAACATCATGGATGTGAAGGGTAACATTGATGATCCAATTAATTATTTCTCATCATTGAACTTTGAAGGTTGCAACTTTGGTGGGTTTAATGAATTCTCCCAGTCTCCATTTGAAGATTCAGAtgcttctttctcatttcttatGTCTGGATCTTTTAACTATGCTCCTAAACCAGGAGGTGAATCAACTTCTGACAATCTGTAG